A genomic segment from Tuwongella immobilis encodes:
- the thyX gene encoding FAD-dependent thymidylate synthase, producing the protein MDQSNTSSNPAHASTDASIRIIHEPGIYVLGMQVVDQSELSRFLTDHGVSWHSDSEIPAEVLTETAGRVCYMSFARPRPGGNSAYLEHIKESGHGSVFEHGVWNILITGVSRSLTHELIRHRAGFGFSQLSQRYVDESVAEYIEPAIIANDPELHAIWQNAMQHAHSAYVQLAEKLNAKMADEPDKTARRKNARQAARSVLPNATETKIFITANARALRHFVEQRGSRFAEPEIRLLANRLLDRLQSHSPNLFGDYERDPLPDGTVEIRTVYRKV; encoded by the coding sequence ATGGATCAATCCAACACCTCTTCAAACCCGGCACACGCATCAACCGATGCCTCCATTCGGATCATCCATGAACCGGGCATTTATGTGCTGGGCATGCAGGTGGTGGATCAATCGGAATTGAGCCGCTTTCTGACCGATCACGGGGTGAGTTGGCATTCGGATAGCGAAATTCCTGCGGAAGTGCTGACCGAAACCGCCGGTCGAGTTTGCTACATGTCGTTCGCTCGCCCGCGTCCGGGGGGGAATTCCGCCTATTTGGAACACATCAAAGAATCCGGGCATGGATCGGTATTTGAGCACGGTGTTTGGAATATCCTAATCACCGGCGTTTCTCGATCGTTGACCCACGAACTGATCCGCCACCGCGCGGGGTTCGGGTTCTCGCAGCTATCCCAACGCTATGTCGATGAGTCGGTGGCCGAATATATCGAGCCTGCGATTATCGCCAACGATCCGGAATTGCACGCAATCTGGCAGAACGCCATGCAGCACGCGCATTCCGCCTATGTGCAGTTGGCCGAGAAGTTGAATGCGAAAATGGCGGACGAGCCGGATAAAACCGCACGCCGCAAGAATGCCCGACAAGCCGCGCGGTCGGTGTTGCCGAATGCGACCGAAACCAAAATTTTCATCACGGCCAACGCGCGGGCACTGCGTCATTTCGTGGAACAGCGGGGGAGTCGATTCGCCGAGCCGGAAATCCGACTGCTGGCGAATCGCTTGCTCGATCGGCTGCAAAGTCATTCCCCCAATCTGTTTGGGGATTACGAACGCGACCCGCTGCCCGATGGCACCGTTGAAATTCGCACGGTTTACCGAAAAGTCTGA